One Clostridia bacterium DNA window includes the following coding sequences:
- a CDS encoding amidase domain-containing protein produces the protein MKKVFYNRQAALAYAAKWAFSRNPKYYDFSNIGGDCTNFISQCIFEGINVMNYTPNTGWYYINSYNRAPAWTSAEFLGKFLISNNGAGPMGSIVARNEIEVGDIIQLSFANNLFTHSLFVVSTYPEITIATHTNDAYNRPISSYTYENIRYIHIVGGQKY, from the coding sequence ATGAAAAAAGTTTTTTATAATCGTCAAGCTGCTCTAGCTTACGCTGCTAAATGGGCTTTTTCTCGTAACCCAAAATACTATGATTTTTCTAATATCGGCGGAGATTGCACTAACTTTATATCGCAGTGTATTTTTGAAGGTATTAATGTAATGAATTATACCCCGAATACAGGCTGGTATTACATAAATTCTTATAATCGTGCGCCTGCATGGACTTCGGCCGAATTTTTGGGCAAGTTTTTGATATCTAATAACGGAGCAGGACCTATGGGAAGTATTGTGGCAAGGAATGAAATTGAAGTTGGCGATATTATTCAATTAAGCTTTGCTAATAATTTGTTTACGCATTCTCTGTTTGTTGTTTCCACTTACCCAGAAATAACTATTGCTACTCATACTAATGATGCTTATAACCGCCCGATAAGCAGTTATACTTATGAAAATATAAGATATATTCATATTGTAGGCGGTCAAAAGTATTAA
- a CDS encoding SDR family NAD(P)-dependent oxidoreductase codes for MSVLVTGGTGYIGSHTAIELINAGYDIVIMDNFSNSKPEALKRLKAITGVDIKFYKEDLLDYKGLEKIFKKEKITDVVHFAGLKAVGESVSVPLKYYHNNITGTLNLLDIMHKHGVKNLVFSSSATVYGVPKTVPIKEDAPLSTTNPYGSTKLFIEQIIRDQHVADPTFNAAILRYFNPIGAHESGLIGE; via the coding sequence ATGTCAGTTTTGGTTACAGGCGGTACTGGCTATATAGGCAGCCATACTGCAATAGAATTAATAAATGCGGGTTATGATATTGTTATAATGGATAACTTTTCCAATTCAAAGCCCGAAGCCCTCAAACGTCTGAAAGCAATAACAGGAGTTGACATCAAGTTTTACAAAGAGGACTTGCTTGATTATAAGGGACTTGAAAAAATCTTCAAAAAAGAAAAAATTACCGATGTCGTTCATTTTGCTGGTCTAAAGGCTGTTGGCGAATCGGTAAGTGTTCCTTTGAAATACTACCACAATAACATTACAGGCACCTTAAATCTTTTAGACATAATGCACAAACACGGTGTAAAAAACCTTGTGTTCTCTTCGTCCGCAACGGTTTATGGAGTGCCCAAGACAGTGCCTATTAAGGAAGATGCTCCTTTGTCAACCACTAACCCTTACGGCAGCACCAAATTGTTTATAGAACAGATAATAAGAGACCAGCATGTTGCAGACCCTACATTTAACGCTGCGATCTTGAGATACTTCAATCCTATCGGCGCACATGAAAGCGGACTTATAGGCGAAGA